The following are encoded in a window of Pseudomonas multiresinivorans genomic DNA:
- a CDS encoding organic hydroperoxide resistance protein, whose amino-acid sequence MTDTLASVIYTAHTHTTGGRDGRGQTVDGDLDLPLSPPGSGRPGTNPEQLFAIGWSACFIGALRRAGQKLNVRLPADVAVDAEVYLGNTADGGFALAARLTVHLPGLAAEDKAKLVDEAHQICPYSKATRGNIEVGFVIP is encoded by the coding sequence ATGACCGATACCCTGGCAAGCGTGATCTACACCGCCCACACCCACACTACCGGAGGTCGCGACGGTCGCGGCCAGACTGTCGACGGTGACCTGGACCTGCCGCTGAGCCCACCCGGCTCGGGCCGTCCCGGCACCAACCCGGAGCAACTGTTCGCTATTGGCTGGTCCGCCTGCTTCATCGGAGCGCTGCGCCGCGCCGGGCAGAAGCTGAACGTGCGTCTGCCGGCCGATGTGGCGGTGGACGCCGAAGTCTACCTGGGCAACACCGCCGACGGCGGTTTCGCCCTGGCTGCCCGGCTCACTGTGCACCTGCCTGGCCTGGCGGCGGAGGACAAGGCGAAGCTGGTCGATGAAGCGCATCAGATCTGCCCGTATTCCAAGGCGACTCGCGGCAATATCGAGGTGGGGTTCGTGATTCCCTGA
- a CDS encoding DNA-binding domain-containing protein, translating to MAESLREQQLRMTRFIRDPQANEPPPGIEARRLAVYRQLFFGNLQSLLAGNFPVLHGSLAHEHWQALTEDFYAGFRCQTPLFTEVAGEFVDYLESRGEQPGWVAELAHYEWIETALLLSDKAEPAHDPDGDLLEGVPQLSSLALPLAYVWPVSHIGPGHIPQQAPVEPTLLLARRGADLKVHFSRLAPLAHALLVSLQQWQLTGREHLKALAEIVGIELAAIEEQGIALLRSLKEQGVVIGTRPNCTTPRRPHLARTEGEAS from the coding sequence ATGGCTGAATCCCTGCGCGAACAGCAACTGCGCATGACCCGCTTCATCCGCGACCCGCAGGCCAATGAACCGCCGCCCGGCATCGAGGCGCGGCGCCTGGCGGTGTACCGGCAGCTGTTCTTCGGCAACCTGCAATCGCTGCTGGCCGGCAATTTCCCGGTGCTGCATGGCAGCCTCGCGCACGAGCATTGGCAAGCGCTGACCGAGGATTTCTACGCCGGCTTCCGTTGCCAGACGCCGCTCTTCACGGAGGTTGCCGGCGAGTTCGTCGACTACCTCGAAAGCCGCGGCGAGCAGCCCGGCTGGGTGGCCGAGCTGGCCCACTACGAATGGATCGAGACCGCGCTGCTGCTCAGCGACAAGGCCGAACCGGCCCATGATCCGGACGGCGACCTGCTCGAAGGAGTACCGCAGCTCTCCAGCCTCGCGCTGCCGCTGGCCTACGTCTGGCCGGTCAGCCACATCGGGCCCGGGCACATCCCGCAGCAAGCCCCGGTCGAGCCGACACTGCTGCTGGCACGCCGCGGCGCGGACCTGAAGGTGCACTTCTCGCGCCTGGCCCCGCTGGCCCATGCGCTGCTGGTGTCGTTGCAGCAGTGGCAACTTACCGGTCGCGAACACCTGAAGGCGCTGGCGGAAATCGTCGGCATCGAACTGGCTGCCATCGAAGAGCAGGGCATCGCCCTGCTGCGCAGCCTGAAAGAGCAAGGCGTGGTGATCGGCACCCGCCCCAACTGCACCACACCGCGTCGTCCCCACTTGGCCCGCACTGAAGGAGAAGCGTCATGA
- a CDS encoding DUF692 domain-containing protein: MTTSLDGAGLGLRRALLPDLLTMDDRAVDFLEVAPDNWIGVGGSYGEGLARLAERFTLSCHGLSLSLGGPEPLDHVFLHRVREFLDQHHVPLFSEHLSYCSDEGHLYDLIPMPFTDEAVRHIAGRIREVQDILGRRIAVENISYYAAPYQALSEIDFLRAVLSEADCDLLLDVNNLYVNAHNHSYDAAGFLARVPADRVVCLHVAGHYDEAPDLKVDTHGAAVKDDVWTLLTSAYQHLGTVPTLLERDFNLPPLAELLGEVDYIRRLQSTVRQPEVRHG; this comes from the coding sequence ATGACCACATCCCTCGATGGAGCAGGCCTCGGCCTGCGCCGCGCCCTGCTGCCCGACCTGCTGACAATGGACGACCGCGCCGTGGATTTTCTCGAAGTCGCTCCGGACAACTGGATCGGTGTCGGCGGCTCCTATGGCGAAGGCCTGGCGCGCCTGGCCGAACGCTTCACGCTGTCCTGCCACGGCCTGTCGCTGTCCCTCGGCGGTCCGGAGCCGCTGGACCACGTGTTCCTGCACCGTGTCCGCGAGTTCCTCGACCAGCACCACGTGCCCCTGTTCAGCGAGCACCTGAGTTACTGCTCCGACGAAGGCCATCTCTACGACCTGATTCCCATGCCCTTCACCGACGAAGCCGTGCGCCACATCGCCGGGCGCATCCGTGAAGTGCAGGACATCCTCGGCCGCCGTATCGCCGTGGAAAACATCTCCTACTACGCCGCGCCTTATCAGGCCCTGAGCGAAATCGATTTCCTGCGCGCCGTGTTGAGCGAGGCCGACTGCGACCTGCTGCTGGACGTCAACAACCTCTACGTCAACGCCCACAACCACAGCTACGACGCTGCCGGATTCCTGGCCCGCGTGCCGGCGGATCGTGTCGTCTGCCTACACGTCGCCGGGCATTACGACGAGGCGCCGGACCTGAAGGTCGACACCCACGGCGCAGCGGTGAAGGACGATGTCTGGACCTTGCTGACCAGCGCCTACCAGCATCTGGGCACGGTCCCGACCTTGCTGGAGAGAGACTTCAACCTGCCGCCGCTGGCCGAATTGCTCGGCGAGGTGGACTACATCCGCCGCCTGCAAAGCACCGTTCGCCAGCCGGAGGTGCGCCATGGCTGA
- a CDS encoding RidA family protein: MTPTFIPDADPESISSDVAGFGGLLVSTQIPTLEDGSLELGDIKAQSEATLRSLQLALEKAGSGLDHVLHLTIYLTSMADRAAFNEVYCSFFAKPYPVRAAVGIAELAVEGMKVEVTAIAAKRAG; the protein is encoded by the coding sequence ATGACGCCTACCTTCATCCCCGACGCGGACCCCGAATCCATCTCCTCCGACGTCGCCGGCTTCGGCGGCCTGCTGGTTTCCACGCAGATCCCTACCCTTGAGGACGGCAGCCTGGAGCTGGGCGACATCAAGGCCCAGAGCGAAGCCACCCTGCGCAGCCTGCAACTGGCCCTGGAAAAGGCCGGCAGCGGCCTGGACCACGTCCTGCACCTGACCATCTACCTCACCAGCATGGCCGACCGCGCCGCGTTCAACGAGGTGTATTGCAGCTTCTTCGCCAAGCCCTATCCGGTACGCGCCGCCGTCGGTATCGCCGAACTGGCGGTGGAAGGCATGAAGGTCGAGGTCACCGCCATCGCCGCCAAGCGCGCTGGCTGA
- a CDS encoding OprD family porin, with translation MKHLKRSAIVLAVSAAASQFASAESFVTDQADAKGFVEDAKFDVLLRNQYYDHDGKNGAGDNRDWTQGFLANFSSGYTQGTVGFGVDAFGYLGIKLDAGRGRAGTGNLPVGNDGKPDDDYGKAGGALKVRISKTELKFGDMQPTAPVFAAGGTRLIPQTASGFNLLSSEIEGLDLEAGHFTSGTSPVTTARDGGLWAAYAGVETSDVDFLGGKYAINDNLSVSLYGSEFKDIWRQYYGNVNWVLPVANDQSLAFDFNIYRTNDEGQAKAGEISNTTWSLAAAYSFLQAHTVTLAYQKVHGDTPFDYVGFGDDGDGATGDSVFLANSVQYSDFNGPGERSWQVRYDLAMDTYGVPGLSFMARYINGTGIDGSHADADGAYAGLYGEDGSHHETDLEAKYVVQAGPAKDLSFRLRQAFHRANADQGEADNNEMRLIVEYPLSIL, from the coding sequence ATGAAGCACCTCAAACGCAGCGCCATCGTGCTCGCTGTTTCCGCCGCCGCCAGCCAGTTCGCCAGCGCCGAATCCTTCGTCACCGATCAGGCCGATGCCAAGGGCTTCGTCGAGGACGCCAAGTTCGACGTCCTGCTGCGCAACCAGTACTACGACCACGACGGCAAGAACGGCGCAGGCGACAACCGCGACTGGACCCAGGGCTTCCTGGCGAACTTCTCCTCCGGCTACACCCAGGGCACCGTCGGCTTCGGCGTGGATGCCTTCGGCTACCTGGGCATCAAGCTCGACGCCGGCCGCGGCCGCGCGGGCACCGGCAACCTGCCGGTGGGCAACGACGGCAAGCCGGACGACGACTACGGCAAGGCCGGTGGCGCGCTGAAGGTGCGCATCTCCAAGACCGAGCTGAAATTCGGCGACATGCAGCCGACCGCTCCGGTATTCGCCGCCGGCGGCACCCGCCTGATCCCGCAGACCGCTTCGGGCTTCAACCTGCTGAGCAGCGAGATCGAAGGCCTGGACCTGGAAGCCGGCCACTTCACCTCCGGCACCAGCCCGGTCACCACCGCCCGCGACGGCGGCCTGTGGGCAGCCTACGCTGGCGTGGAAACCAGTGACGTCGACTTCCTCGGCGGCAAGTACGCAATCAACGACAACCTGAGCGTTTCGCTGTACGGCTCCGAGTTCAAGGACATCTGGCGCCAGTACTACGGCAACGTGAACTGGGTGCTGCCGGTCGCAAATGACCAGTCGCTGGCCTTCGACTTCAACATCTACCGCACCAACGACGAAGGCCAGGCCAAGGCCGGCGAGATCAGCAACACCACCTGGTCGCTGGCAGCCGCCTACTCCTTCCTGCAGGCACACACTGTCACCCTGGCCTACCAGAAGGTGCATGGCGACACCCCGTTCGACTACGTCGGCTTCGGCGACGACGGCGATGGCGCCACCGGTGACTCGGTATTCCTCGCCAACTCCGTGCAGTACTCCGACTTCAACGGTCCGGGCGAGCGCTCCTGGCAGGTTCGCTACGACCTGGCGATGGACACCTACGGCGTGCCGGGCCTGAGCTTCATGGCCCGCTACATCAACGGTACCGGCATCGACGGCAGCCACGCCGACGCGGATGGCGCCTACGCCGGTCTGTACGGTGAGGACGGCAGCCACCACGAGACCGACCTGGAAGCCAAGTACGTGGTCCAGGCCGGCCCGGCGAAGGACCTGTCCTTCCGCCTGCGCCAGGCGTTCCACCGCGCCAACGCCGACCAGGGTGAAGCCGACAACAACGAGATGCGCCTGATCGTCGAATATCCGCTGTCGATCCTGTAA
- a CDS encoding sensor domain-containing diguanylate cyclase, translating to MRTSSKPGVKEHGRYDGLLRLARHAGGDCAVLLIDMHGQLLGHLGIESAVALSLTTLLSLDAATTPLHQQGRELHLLSSEILRDEEGFPRARLLLLGNGDRPLSQDQQRLLADVLELGEALLERARAPQRESERRMALAVDGSGTGIWDRHVTTGQIHYSSAWKSLLGYADAEIGSCIEDAYTRIHPVDLDYVQSAMRDHFEGRTESYEVEHRLRHKDGHYLWVCSRGKVVERDAAGNALRMLGTTTDITALREVAEQLRESVQLLTDLTNEIPGMVFQFCRLPDGTGTFPYVSAGVLDIYGVLPEEVRGDSSFLRQVIHPEDLDACLASLENSALQMQPWRHEYRVMIPERGVFWRQGNAHPKRMEDGSLIWHGFITDITERKRIEAELQLLATTDYLTQLPNRGHFMHLIEAELGRVQRSVERSAAILMCDIDHFKAINDRWGHAVGDEALRHFAGILARAIRRVDFAGRMGGEEFAVVLGDADLGSAEVFAQRLQQQLADQPLMHAGQRIPLTISIGVAVLEAGDSSAEAALSRSDSALYRAKQNGRNRVECH from the coding sequence ATGCGAACTTCCAGTAAACCTGGGGTAAAGGAGCACGGGCGATACGACGGTCTGCTACGTCTCGCCCGCCACGCGGGTGGCGATTGCGCCGTCCTGCTCATCGACATGCACGGCCAGTTGCTCGGCCACCTCGGCATCGAGAGTGCCGTTGCCCTCTCCCTGACCACCCTGCTTTCCCTCGATGCCGCCACCACTCCCCTGCACCAGCAAGGCCGTGAGCTGCACCTGCTCTCCAGCGAAATACTGCGCGACGAGGAAGGCTTTCCACGGGCCCGACTGCTGCTGCTCGGCAACGGCGACAGGCCGCTCAGCCAGGACCAGCAAAGGCTGCTGGCGGACGTGCTGGAACTTGGCGAAGCCCTGCTCGAACGTGCCCGCGCGCCACAGCGGGAAAGCGAGCGGCGCATGGCCCTGGCGGTTGACGGCAGCGGCACCGGGATCTGGGACCGCCACGTAACCACCGGCCAGATACACTATTCCAGCGCCTGGAAATCACTGCTGGGCTACGCCGATGCCGAAATCGGCAGTTGCATCGAGGACGCCTACACTCGCATCCACCCGGTCGACCTCGACTATGTGCAAAGCGCCATGCGCGACCACTTCGAGGGCCGTACCGAATCCTATGAAGTGGAGCACCGTCTGCGGCACAAGGATGGCCACTACCTCTGGGTCTGCAGCCGCGGCAAGGTAGTGGAGCGCGATGCCGCCGGCAATGCCCTGCGCATGCTCGGCACCACCACCGATATCACCGCCCTGCGCGAAGTCGCCGAACAACTGCGCGAAAGCGTGCAATTGCTCACCGACCTGACCAATGAAATCCCCGGCATGGTCTTCCAGTTCTGTCGTTTGCCTGACGGTACCGGCACCTTCCCCTACGTCAGTGCCGGCGTCCTGGATATCTATGGTGTGTTGCCCGAAGAGGTTCGCGGTGACTCCAGCTTCCTGCGCCAGGTGATCCACCCGGAGGACCTGGACGCCTGCCTGGCATCCCTGGAGAACTCCGCCCTCCAGATGCAGCCCTGGCGCCACGAGTACCGCGTGATGATTCCCGAACGCGGAGTGTTCTGGCGGCAAGGCAATGCACACCCCAAACGGATGGAGGATGGCAGCCTGATCTGGCACGGCTTCATCACCGACATCACCGAACGCAAGCGCATCGAAGCCGAGCTGCAACTGCTGGCGACGACGGACTACCTCACCCAGTTGCCCAACCGCGGCCACTTCATGCACCTGATCGAGGCCGAACTGGGCCGCGTGCAGCGAAGCGTGGAGCGCAGCGCGGCGATCCTGATGTGCGACATCGACCACTTCAAGGCGATCAACGACCGTTGGGGCCATGCCGTGGGCGATGAAGCGCTGCGCCACTTCGCCGGCATCCTGGCCCGGGCCATCCGTCGCGTCGACTTCGCCGGCCGCATGGGTGGGGAGGAATTCGCCGTGGTGCTGGGCGACGCCGACCTCGGCAGTGCCGAGGTGTTCGCCCAGCGCCTGCAGCAGCAACTGGCCGACCAGCCGCTGATGCACGCAGGCCAGCGCATACCGCTGACCATCAGCATCGGCGTCGCCGTCCTGGAGGCCGGCGACAGCTCCGCCGAGGCCGCCCTCTCCCGCAGCGACAGCGCCCTGTACCGGGCCAAGCAGAACGGTCGTAACCGCGTCGAATGCCACTGA
- a CDS encoding gamma-glutamyl-gamma-aminobutyrate hydrolase family protein, whose amino-acid sequence MSNSNIGNKKQTLRKPVVLMSMGSQERKGHDYQVMTHKYIVPLVEQSDCVPVLVPTCCGIEDLEQYLDMADGVYLTGAGSNIDPTLYGQENETPGKGQDKDRDNFDIPLIKAAIARGLPIFGICRGMQEINVALGGDIYQKVYAEPGFNDHRENPDDPVDVQYSPAHGVRPKAGSWLQQLLGDEIRVNSLHGQGLKNLGKGIEAIAHAEDGLVEAIHAPTLSSFLFAVQWHPEWQAAKNPDSVKIFQAFGDACRQQVKKKQARQLAA is encoded by the coding sequence ATGTCCAACAGCAACATTGGCAACAAGAAACAGACTCTCCGAAAACCCGTCGTCCTGATGTCCATGGGCAGCCAAGAGCGCAAAGGCCACGACTATCAGGTAATGACCCACAAATACATCGTGCCCCTGGTCGAACAGTCCGATTGCGTGCCGGTACTGGTACCGACCTGCTGCGGCATCGAAGACCTCGAGCAATACCTGGACATGGCCGACGGCGTGTACCTGACCGGCGCCGGCAGCAACATCGATCCGACCCTGTATGGCCAGGAGAACGAAACTCCCGGCAAGGGCCAGGACAAGGACCGCGACAACTTCGACATCCCGCTGATCAAGGCCGCCATCGCGCGTGGCCTGCCGATCTTCGGCATCTGCCGCGGCATGCAGGAAATCAACGTGGCCCTAGGCGGCGATATCTACCAGAAGGTCTACGCCGAACCCGGCTTCAATGACCATCGTGAGAACCCCGACGACCCGGTCGACGTGCAGTACAGCCCGGCCCACGGCGTTCGCCCGAAAGCGGGCAGCTGGTTGCAGCAGCTGCTGGGGGACGAGATCCGCGTCAACTCGCTGCACGGCCAGGGTCTGAAGAACCTCGGCAAGGGCATCGAAGCCATCGCCCACGCCGAAGACGGCCTGGTCGAAGCGATCCATGCGCCGACCCTTTCCTCCTTCCTCTTCGCGGTGCAGTGGCACCCGGAATGGCAGGCGGCGAAGAACCCCGACTCGGTGAAGATCTTCCAGGCTTTCGGCGATGCTTGCCGTCAGCAGGTGAAGAAGAAGCAGGCGCGCCAGCTGGCTGCCTGA
- a CDS encoding SDR family NAD(P)-dependent oxidoreductase yields MSNDLFSLAGKTVLVTGASSGIGAHLARVAAQAGARVVLAARRTERLAQLAQAIQAEGGEAHAVALDVTDRASVEAAFNSAEAQFGVVDVVLNNAGIGNGQRALEVSEEDWRAMLSTNLDGVWRVAQCAAQRLAKAGRGGSIVNIASILGLRVGGGYSHYCAAKAGVVQLSKSLALELARFNVRVNAIAPGYFKTEMNDAYFDSDKGQAYIRDTVPMRRLGQLQELEGPFLLLASDAGAFMTGAVLAVDGGHLVSSL; encoded by the coding sequence ATGAGCAACGACCTCTTCTCTCTCGCCGGCAAGACCGTGCTGGTCACCGGCGCCTCCAGCGGCATCGGCGCCCATCTGGCGCGCGTGGCTGCGCAGGCTGGCGCCCGCGTGGTGCTCGCGGCGCGACGCACCGAACGCCTGGCGCAGCTTGCACAAGCCATTCAAGCCGAGGGCGGCGAGGCCCACGCCGTGGCACTGGACGTGACCGATCGCGCCAGTGTCGAGGCGGCGTTCAACAGCGCCGAGGCGCAGTTCGGCGTGGTCGACGTGGTGCTGAACAATGCCGGCATCGGCAACGGCCAACGCGCGCTGGAAGTCAGCGAGGAAGACTGGCGCGCCATGCTCTCCACCAACCTCGACGGTGTCTGGCGCGTCGCCCAGTGTGCGGCGCAGCGCCTGGCCAAGGCCGGGCGTGGCGGCAGCATCGTCAACATCGCCTCGATCCTCGGCCTGCGTGTGGGCGGCGGCTACAGCCATTACTGCGCGGCCAAGGCCGGTGTGGTGCAGCTGAGCAAATCCCTGGCGCTGGAACTGGCGCGCTTCAACGTGCGGGTCAACGCCATCGCACCGGGCTACTTCAAGACCGAGATGAACGACGCCTACTTCGACAGCGACAAGGGCCAGGCCTACATCCGCGACACCGTGCCGATGCGCCGCCTCGGGCAGTTGCAGGAGCTGGAAGGCCCCTTCCTGCTGCTGGCCAGCGACGCCGGCGCCTTCATGACCGGCGCGGTGCTGGCCGTGGACGGCGGGCACCTGGTGAGCAGTCTCTAG
- the chrA gene encoding chromate efflux transporter yields the protein MTEPTPRDSLWTVLLIFLRLGLTSFGGPVAHLGYFREEFVRRRRWLDEHHYADLIALCQFLPGPASSQLGMALGALRAGQWGALVAWVGFTLPSALLMILVALGLSRHGQWLPAGALHGLMLVSVAVVAHAVWGMARSLCPDWQRQGLMILVTAVALRWPGVAVQLLAILGAALIGMAWLQPSVASEAVGPGHSTPRCRGSFYLLLFFALLALLPLAAAVWHLPWLAQFDAFYRVGSLVFGGGHVVLPLLQSAVVEPGWVDAQTFLAGYAAAQALPGPLFTFAAFLGAANAEPGGVAGALLCLLAIFLPSFLLVLGALPFWESLRRQRRLRAALAGVNTAVVGLLLAALIHPIGSETIVGLLDIGLVALAFLVLLSGRLPPWTLVLLGALGGGLASSF from the coding sequence ATGACCGAACCGACGCCGCGCGATTCTCTCTGGACCGTCTTGCTGATCTTCCTGCGCCTGGGCCTGACCTCCTTCGGCGGGCCGGTGGCGCACCTGGGCTATTTCCGCGAGGAGTTCGTGCGCCGCCGTCGCTGGCTGGACGAGCATCACTACGCCGACCTGATCGCGCTCTGTCAGTTCCTGCCGGGCCCCGCCAGCAGCCAACTGGGCATGGCCCTCGGCGCCTTGCGCGCGGGGCAGTGGGGCGCGCTGGTGGCTTGGGTCGGTTTTACCCTGCCGTCGGCCTTGCTGATGATTCTGGTTGCCCTGGGGCTGTCGCGACACGGCCAATGGCTGCCGGCTGGGGCACTGCACGGGCTGATGCTGGTGTCGGTGGCGGTCGTTGCCCATGCCGTCTGGGGCATGGCCAGGTCACTGTGCCCGGACTGGCAGCGCCAGGGGCTGATGATCCTGGTGACCGCTGTCGCATTGCGTTGGCCCGGAGTGGCTGTGCAGTTGCTGGCAATCCTCGGCGCCGCGCTGATCGGTATGGCCTGGTTGCAGCCGTCCGTGGCGAGCGAGGCTGTGGGCCCTGGTCATTCGACGCCTCGTTGCCGGGGCAGCTTCTACCTGCTGCTGTTCTTCGCGCTGCTGGCGCTTTTGCCGTTGGCGGCGGCAGTGTGGCATTTGCCATGGCTGGCGCAGTTCGACGCCTTCTACCGCGTTGGCAGCCTGGTCTTTGGGGGTGGGCATGTGGTGCTGCCGCTGTTGCAGAGCGCGGTGGTCGAGCCTGGCTGGGTCGATGCGCAGACCTTCCTCGCCGGCTACGCCGCGGCACAAGCGTTGCCGGGGCCACTGTTCACCTTCGCCGCATTCCTTGGTGCAGCCAACGCTGAACCGGGGGGTGTGGCCGGTGCGCTGCTCTGCCTGCTGGCGATTTTCCTGCCGTCGTTCCTGTTGGTACTTGGCGCCTTGCCGTTCTGGGAGAGTCTGCGCCGCCAGCGTCGCTTGCGCGCAGCGCTGGCCGGAGTGAACACCGCCGTGGTCGGGCTGTTGCTGGCGGCGCTGATCCATCCCATCGGCAGCGAGACCATCGTCGGTCTGCTCGATATCGGCCTGGTCGCACTGGCCTTCCTGGTGCTGCTCAGTGGCCGCCTGCCGCCCTGGACGCTGGTGCTGCTGGGGGCGCTGGGCGGAGGCCTGGCCAGTTCGTTCTAG
- a CDS encoding RNA polymerase sigma factor: MHEYAPQPLRDVVDDIYRRESRRVLATLIRLLGDFDLAEEALHEAFVAAVDQWRRDGVPANPRAWLVSAGRFKAIDGLRRRSRFDASLVQIAEQLEIDTQSVEEQADESVEDDRLRLIFTCCHPALPADSQVPLTLREVCDLKTEEIARAYLATPSTIAQRIVRAKAKIRDAQIPYQVPEAAELPERLASVLRVIYLVFNEGYSASAGDSLTRTDLSAEAIRLGRQLLELLPEAEVMGLLALMLLHESRREARTAEDGEMVLLENQDRSRWNRAQIDEGQQLITAALATRRIGPYTLQAAISAVHAAAADMASTDWAEIVGLYDLLLAMQPSPVIELNRAVALAMRDGPEAGLAQVDAILARGELQDYHLAHAARADFCRRLERHGQAREAYERALALTKLEPERRFLEQRIRELGK; this comes from the coding sequence ATGCACGAGTATGCTCCCCAGCCCCTGCGCGACGTGGTGGACGACATCTACCGTCGCGAGTCGCGTCGGGTGCTGGCCACGCTGATCCGCCTGCTGGGTGATTTCGACCTGGCCGAAGAGGCCCTGCACGAAGCCTTCGTCGCCGCCGTGGACCAGTGGCGGCGCGACGGCGTGCCGGCCAACCCGCGCGCCTGGCTGGTTTCCGCCGGGCGCTTCAAGGCCATCGACGGCCTGCGCCGCCGTTCGCGCTTCGATGCTTCCCTGGTGCAGATCGCCGAACAACTGGAAATCGACACGCAATCGGTAGAGGAGCAGGCTGACGAAAGCGTCGAGGACGACCGCCTGCGGCTGATCTTCACCTGTTGCCACCCGGCGTTGCCGGCGGACTCCCAGGTGCCGCTGACCCTGCGCGAAGTCTGCGACCTGAAGACCGAGGAAATCGCCCGCGCCTACCTCGCCACGCCCTCGACCATCGCGCAGCGCATCGTGCGCGCCAAGGCGAAGATCCGCGATGCGCAGATTCCCTACCAGGTGCCCGAGGCGGCGGAGCTGCCGGAGCGCCTGGCCAGCGTGCTGCGGGTCATCTACCTGGTGTTCAACGAAGGCTATTCGGCCTCGGCCGGCGACTCGCTGACACGCACCGACCTGTCCGCCGAAGCCATCCGCCTGGGCCGGCAACTGCTGGAGTTGCTGCCGGAGGCCGAGGTGATGGGCCTGCTGGCGCTGATGCTGCTGCACGAGTCGCGGCGCGAGGCGCGTACCGCCGAGGATGGCGAAATGGTGCTGCTGGAAAACCAGGACCGCTCGCGCTGGAACCGTGCGCAGATCGACGAGGGGCAGCAACTGATCACCGCCGCGCTCGCCACCCGGCGTATCGGCCCGTACACCTTGCAGGCGGCGATCTCTGCCGTACACGCCGCTGCTGCCGACATGGCCAGCACCGACTGGGCGGAGATTGTCGGTCTCTATGACCTGCTGCTGGCCATGCAGCCCTCGCCGGTGATCGAGCTCAACCGTGCCGTGGCGCTGGCCATGCGCGACGGCCCCGAAGCCGGGCTGGCGCAGGTGGACGCCATCCTCGCCCGCGGCGAGTTGCAGGACTACCACCTGGCCCACGCTGCCCGTGCGGACTTCTGCCGCCGGCTGGAGCGCCATGGGCAGGCACGCGAAGCTTACGAGCGGGCATTGGCGCTGACGAAGCTGGAGCCGGAACGACGCTTCCTTGAACAGCGGATTCGCGAGCTGGGCAAGTGA
- a CDS encoding YybH family protein — MTAAEKNAAQAELHALLESWLKAVRASDVEGITRHYTRDILAFDAVKQLQFQGVEAYASHWRDCTQMCKEPIFEIHQLSFEIGGETAFGHYLAYCGGTDDKGQHNASWARVSVGLRREAGQWKIAHEHFSIPFDPATGQLLFDAKP; from the coding sequence ATGACTGCCGCTGAAAAGAACGCCGCCCAAGCCGAACTTCACGCGCTGCTGGAGAGCTGGCTGAAAGCCGTCCGCGCCTCCGATGTGGAAGGCATCACCCGCCATTACACCCGTGACATCCTCGCTTTCGATGCGGTGAAGCAACTGCAATTCCAGGGCGTCGAGGCCTACGCCAGCCATTGGCGCGACTGCACGCAGATGTGCAAGGAGCCCATATTCGAGATTCACCAGCTGAGCTTCGAGATTGGTGGCGAGACGGCCTTCGGGCATTACCTCGCCTACTGCGGCGGCACCGACGACAAGGGCCAGCACAATGCTTCCTGGGCGCGGGTCAGCGTCGGCCTGCGCCGCGAGGCTGGGCAGTGGAAGATCGCCCACGAGCACTTCTCCATTCCCTTCGATCCGGCCACGGGGCAGTTGCTCTTCGATGCCAAGCCCTGA